A stretch of the Neodiprion lecontei isolate iyNeoLeco1 chromosome 4, iyNeoLeco1.1, whole genome shotgun sequence genome encodes the following:
- the LOC107220644 gene encoding synaptotagmin-7 isoform X4, producing the protein MWAALTRSLEIMVAFFEYYTARAQLETTGNPGSKSPAGGSGGPGAGGAPGAGGAEPRTPTAGPQNKQLQNVKGDHPSMAFLQSRSVSLVDMYIDNTEPSENVGQIQFSLEYDFQNSTLMLRIIQGKDLPAKDLSGTSDPYVRVTLLPDKKHRLDTKIKRRTLNPKWNETFYFEGFPIQKLQSRVLHLHVFDYDRFSRDDSIGEMFLPLCQVDLSEKPSFWKALKPPAKDKCGELLCSLCYHPSNSILTLGLLKARNLKAKDINGKSDPYVKVWLQFGDKRMEKRKTPIFKCTLNPVFNEAFSFNVPWEKIRECSLVVMVMDFDNIGRNELIGRIQLAGKTGSGATETKHWQDMITKPRQTIVQWHRLKPE; encoded by the exons AACGACAGGGAATCCCGGGAGCAAATCACCGGCTGGAGGCAGTGGCGGTCCGGGGGCGGGTGGCGCCCCTGGTGCCGGGGGTGCGGAACCTCGAACACCGACTGCGGGGCCCCAGAACAAGCAGCTCCAAAACGTCAAAGGGGACCATCCCTCC ATGGCGTTCCTCCAGAGCAGATCGGTATCCTTGGTCGACATGTACATCGACAATACGGAACCGAGCGAAAACGTTGGACAGATACAGTTCAGCCTTGAATATGACTTCCAGAACTCTACGCTCATGCTGCGCATCATACAG GGTAAAGATTTACCGGCTAAGGACCTGTCGGGGACGTCGGATCCCTACGTTAGGGTCACGCTATTGCCGGACAAGAAACACCGTCTGGATACAAAGATCAAAAGAAGAACCCTAAACCCAAAGTGGAACGAAACCTTCTACTTTGAAG GTTTTCCTATACAGAAGCTCCAGAGCAGAGTTCTTCATCTTCACGTGTTCGACTACGACCGATTTTCGAGAGATGATTCAATCGGGGAAATGTTTCTTCCCCTCTGCCAG GTGGATCTCTCCGAAAAACCATCGTTTTGGAAGGCACTTAAACCACCGGCGAAGGACAAGTGCGGAGAGCTTTTGTGCTCGTTGTGCTATCATCCTAGCAATTCGATCCTGACGCTTGGTTTGCTCAAGGCAAGAAACCTGAAAGCGAAAGACATCAATGGAAAATCTG ATCCGTACGTGAAAGTGTGGCTTCAGTTCGGCGACAAACGAATGGAAAAGCGCAAGACGCCTATATTCAAGTGCACCTTGAATCCCGTGTTCAACGAGGCTTTCTCCTTCAACGTACCCTGGGAGAAAATACGCGAATGTTCGTTGGTCGTGATGGTCATGGACTTTGACAATATCGGGAGGAACGAACTAATAGGTCGTATTCAGCTAGCGG GGAAAACCGGAAGTGGGGCTACAGAGACAAAGCATTGGCAAGACATGATCACGAAGCCAAGGCAAACGATCGTTCAGTGGCACCGTCTGAAACCCGAGTAA
- the LOC107220644 gene encoding synaptotagmin-7 isoform X5 → MAERRAQLETTGNPGSKSPAGGSGGPGAGGAPGAGGAEPRTPTAGPQNKQLQNVKGDHPSMAFLQSRSVSLVDMYIDNTEPSENVGQIQFSLEYDFQNSTLMLRIIQGKDLPAKDLSGTSDPYVRVTLLPDKKHRLDTKIKRRTLNPKWNETFYFEGFPIQKLQSRVLHLHVFDYDRFSRDDSIGEMFLPLCQVDLSEKPSFWKALKPPAKDKCGELLCSLCYHPSNSILTLGLLKARNLKAKDINGKSDPYVKVWLQFGDKRMEKRKTPIFKCTLNPVFNEAFSFNVPWEKIRECSLVVMVMDFDNIGRNELIGRIQLAGKTGSGATETKHWQDMITKPRQTIVQWHRLKPE, encoded by the exons AACGACAGGGAATCCCGGGAGCAAATCACCGGCTGGAGGCAGTGGCGGTCCGGGGGCGGGTGGCGCCCCTGGTGCCGGGGGTGCGGAACCTCGAACACCGACTGCGGGGCCCCAGAACAAGCAGCTCCAAAACGTCAAAGGGGACCATCCCTCC ATGGCGTTCCTCCAGAGCAGATCGGTATCCTTGGTCGACATGTACATCGACAATACGGAACCGAGCGAAAACGTTGGACAGATACAGTTCAGCCTTGAATATGACTTCCAGAACTCTACGCTCATGCTGCGCATCATACAG GGTAAAGATTTACCGGCTAAGGACCTGTCGGGGACGTCGGATCCCTACGTTAGGGTCACGCTATTGCCGGACAAGAAACACCGTCTGGATACAAAGATCAAAAGAAGAACCCTAAACCCAAAGTGGAACGAAACCTTCTACTTTGAAG GTTTTCCTATACAGAAGCTCCAGAGCAGAGTTCTTCATCTTCACGTGTTCGACTACGACCGATTTTCGAGAGATGATTCAATCGGGGAAATGTTTCTTCCCCTCTGCCAG GTGGATCTCTCCGAAAAACCATCGTTTTGGAAGGCACTTAAACCACCGGCGAAGGACAAGTGCGGAGAGCTTTTGTGCTCGTTGTGCTATCATCCTAGCAATTCGATCCTGACGCTTGGTTTGCTCAAGGCAAGAAACCTGAAAGCGAAAGACATCAATGGAAAATCTG ATCCGTACGTGAAAGTGTGGCTTCAGTTCGGCGACAAACGAATGGAAAAGCGCAAGACGCCTATATTCAAGTGCACCTTGAATCCCGTGTTCAACGAGGCTTTCTCCTTCAACGTACCCTGGGAGAAAATACGCGAATGTTCGTTGGTCGTGATGGTCATGGACTTTGACAATATCGGGAGGAACGAACTAATAGGTCGTATTCAGCTAGCGG GGAAAACCGGAAGTGGGGCTACAGAGACAAAGCATTGGCAAGACATGATCACGAAGCCAAGGCAAACGATCGTTCAGTGGCACCGTCTGAAACCCGAGTAA
- the LOC107220644 gene encoding synaptotagmin-7 isoform X3 produces MEVAASAVLDGLKNNRIGKLALSRFLSQSLAQLETTGNPGSKSPAGGSGGPGAGGAPGAGGAEPRTPTAGPQNKQLQNVKGDHPSMAFLQSRSVSLVDMYIDNTEPSENVGQIQFSLEYDFQNSTLMLRIIQGKDLPAKDLSGTSDPYVRVTLLPDKKHRLDTKIKRRTLNPKWNETFYFEGFPIQKLQSRVLHLHVFDYDRFSRDDSIGEMFLPLCQVDLSEKPSFWKALKPPAKDKCGELLCSLCYHPSNSILTLGLLKARNLKAKDINGKSDPYVKVWLQFGDKRMEKRKTPIFKCTLNPVFNEAFSFNVPWEKIRECSLVVMVMDFDNIGRNELIGRIQLAGKTGSGATETKHWQDMITKPRQTIVQWHRLKPE; encoded by the exons AACGACAGGGAATCCCGGGAGCAAATCACCGGCTGGAGGCAGTGGCGGTCCGGGGGCGGGTGGCGCCCCTGGTGCCGGGGGTGCGGAACCTCGAACACCGACTGCGGGGCCCCAGAACAAGCAGCTCCAAAACGTCAAAGGGGACCATCCCTCC ATGGCGTTCCTCCAGAGCAGATCGGTATCCTTGGTCGACATGTACATCGACAATACGGAACCGAGCGAAAACGTTGGACAGATACAGTTCAGCCTTGAATATGACTTCCAGAACTCTACGCTCATGCTGCGCATCATACAG GGTAAAGATTTACCGGCTAAGGACCTGTCGGGGACGTCGGATCCCTACGTTAGGGTCACGCTATTGCCGGACAAGAAACACCGTCTGGATACAAAGATCAAAAGAAGAACCCTAAACCCAAAGTGGAACGAAACCTTCTACTTTGAAG GTTTTCCTATACAGAAGCTCCAGAGCAGAGTTCTTCATCTTCACGTGTTCGACTACGACCGATTTTCGAGAGATGATTCAATCGGGGAAATGTTTCTTCCCCTCTGCCAG GTGGATCTCTCCGAAAAACCATCGTTTTGGAAGGCACTTAAACCACCGGCGAAGGACAAGTGCGGAGAGCTTTTGTGCTCGTTGTGCTATCATCCTAGCAATTCGATCCTGACGCTTGGTTTGCTCAAGGCAAGAAACCTGAAAGCGAAAGACATCAATGGAAAATCTG ATCCGTACGTGAAAGTGTGGCTTCAGTTCGGCGACAAACGAATGGAAAAGCGCAAGACGCCTATATTCAAGTGCACCTTGAATCCCGTGTTCAACGAGGCTTTCTCCTTCAACGTACCCTGGGAGAAAATACGCGAATGTTCGTTGGTCGTGATGGTCATGGACTTTGACAATATCGGGAGGAACGAACTAATAGGTCGTATTCAGCTAGCGG GGAAAACCGGAAGTGGGGCTACAGAGACAAAGCATTGGCAAGACATGATCACGAAGCCAAGGCAAACGATCGTTCAGTGGCACCGTCTGAAACCCGAGTAA
- the LOC107220644 gene encoding synaptotagmin-7 isoform X6, with product MAFLQSRSVSLVDMYIDNTEPSENVGQIQFSLEYDFQNSTLMLRIIQGKDLPAKDLSGTSDPYVRVTLLPDKKHRLDTKIKRRTLNPKWNETFYFEGFPIQKLQSRVLHLHVFDYDRFSRDDSIGEMFLPLCQVDLSEKPSFWKALKPPAKDKCGELLCSLCYHPSNSILTLGLLKARNLKAKDINGKSDPYVKVWLQFGDKRMEKRKTPIFKCTLNPVFNEAFSFNVPWEKIRECSLVVMVMDFDNIGRNELIGRIQLAGKTGSGATETKHWQDMITKPRQTIVQWHRLKPE from the exons ATGGCGTTCCTCCAGAGCAGATCGGTATCCTTGGTCGACATGTACATCGACAATACGGAACCGAGCGAAAACGTTGGACAGATACAGTTCAGCCTTGAATATGACTTCCAGAACTCTACGCTCATGCTGCGCATCATACAG GGTAAAGATTTACCGGCTAAGGACCTGTCGGGGACGTCGGATCCCTACGTTAGGGTCACGCTATTGCCGGACAAGAAACACCGTCTGGATACAAAGATCAAAAGAAGAACCCTAAACCCAAAGTGGAACGAAACCTTCTACTTTGAAG GTTTTCCTATACAGAAGCTCCAGAGCAGAGTTCTTCATCTTCACGTGTTCGACTACGACCGATTTTCGAGAGATGATTCAATCGGGGAAATGTTTCTTCCCCTCTGCCAG GTGGATCTCTCCGAAAAACCATCGTTTTGGAAGGCACTTAAACCACCGGCGAAGGACAAGTGCGGAGAGCTTTTGTGCTCGTTGTGCTATCATCCTAGCAATTCGATCCTGACGCTTGGTTTGCTCAAGGCAAGAAACCTGAAAGCGAAAGACATCAATGGAAAATCTG ATCCGTACGTGAAAGTGTGGCTTCAGTTCGGCGACAAACGAATGGAAAAGCGCAAGACGCCTATATTCAAGTGCACCTTGAATCCCGTGTTCAACGAGGCTTTCTCCTTCAACGTACCCTGGGAGAAAATACGCGAATGTTCGTTGGTCGTGATGGTCATGGACTTTGACAATATCGGGAGGAACGAACTAATAGGTCGTATTCAGCTAGCGG GGAAAACCGGAAGTGGGGCTACAGAGACAAAGCATTGGCAAGACATGATCACGAAGCCAAGGCAAACGATCGTTCAGTGGCACCGTCTGAAACCCGAGTAA